The Gracilimonas sediminicola sequence TTTTCCCTTTCCGATAACCGGGAACTGGACGAGGAAGGAGCTCACTTTCAAAGCCATATTGACGGCTCCCGACATACTTTTACTCCGGAAAATGTGGTGGAAACCCAGCGTATTCTGGGATCCGATATTATGATGCTGCTTGATGAATGCCCGCCCTATCCCAGTTCGTATGACTACGCCAAAAACTCCATGGAACTCACCCACCGCTGGGCCAAACGCGGCCGGAAGGCTTTTCTTGAAATGAAACCACTATACGGTCACGAACAGGCTCAGTTCGGTATTGTCCAGGGAGGAACGTATAAGGATTTACGGATTGAATCTTCCAAATTTATGGCCGATCAGGATTTTGAAGGCATTGCCATTGGTGGACTGAGTGTAGGGGAACCCATTGACATGATGTACGAATTTACCGATTTGAACACCGATTATCTCCCCAAAGAAAAAGCCCGCTACCTGATGGGTGTTGGAACTCCCGCCAATTTACTGGAAGGAGTGGCCCGCGGCGTGGATATGTTCGACTGCGTGATGCCTACACGTAATGCCAGAAACGGTACCATTTTTACCCGAAATGGAAGAGTGAATATCCGAAATGCCCAATGGAAAGAACACCACGATTACCTCGATCCTGATTTTCCCAGCGATTTATGCAGCAAATACACGATGGCTTATATCCACCACTTGATTCGAAATAATGAGATTTTTGGGATGGTGCTGGCATCTATCCATAACCTGACATTCTATTTATGGCTGATGGAAGAAGTGCGGAAGCGAATAGCGGATGACACTTTTGGCGAATGGTATCCGGGAATGGTGGAAAGACTGGAGAATAGGATTTAGTCTTTTTTCTTTGTTTCTGATAATATTTCTAAAGGATACGGACCATTAAATATGGTTTTGATAAGGATATCAATATCCATCCACAGCGAATAGTTTTGCAGGTAATACAAGCCAAAGCTTTCGGCTTCCTCTTCCTGCTGAATCCGGTTTTTGCTGATTTGAATGAGGCCCGTAACCCCCTTTTTGGCGGTGCTTGATTGCTCCATTACTGATTCATTGATGGGCGCCCCGACTAAACTCAGCTTACCTGAAATCACATACCCCAATAACCGGAGCCGGTTTTTCCACTTATTTTGCTCTATCTGCCGGTACAGTTTTATGCCTTCCACAAAAACCCAGTCTCGTCTCGAAAACAGCACAGCCGGCCAGCAGACCAACAACAGCAACACGAACAAAGGAACCGATAACCCAAGATCCAGCAATCTTTTCAGCAACCGATTTATGGGCTTGGAATATTCAAACTCTACTTCAACCAGGGGAATAGCTTCGAGGTATTCCACATTAGATTTCCCCAAAATGAAATCCATGGAGTCCGGGATCAGCTTAAATACAACTTCTTCTTTCTGGAGATTGGATATTTCCTTCAGCATCTGCTTATAGCTGATGGAATTCAACGCAAAAAACACCTGATCTACCTGATAGGCTTTTACCAGATCACGAAGCTGAGTCAGCCCTCCCAATGCTTTTTCATCATCTTCATCCACATTCACATAGCCTACCACTTCATAACTCCAGTCGGGACGCGTGTGTATTTTTGAAATGATATCAGCCGACTGCCCGGCATCGCCAACCAGAATTACCCGTGAATTCCTCAGTCTGCCCCTGTTCATGTTTCCAGCATCCTTTCTGTTCGCCCTGATCAGTTTATAGCTGACGAAAAAGATCACCCCTAAAATAAATCCAAAAATCAGACCCAGCCGCGAGTACGCAAGATTCCTTACAAAAAACGTGATTATTACCACTCCGGCATAGGTAATACTTAACGCTTTAAGAGCCGTTGAAATTGATTCCTTATTCTTTTTAAACATCCCCAGCAAGCTTCCGCTAAAGAGGAATAAGAGCGTCATCAACAGGTTTATCCAAAGGTATTTGGTTCCTTCCGGGGTCAATATGTTTGTACCCTTAATGCCGTAGCGGATCAAGAACCCTAAAGCCACCGACAAATTCAGTAATATCAGGTCGGCAAATACGGGCTTCAGTTTTTTCAGATTGGTTGAGATAAAAGAAAGAGCCGTTTTCAACCAAATAGCCAGGTAGATAAATATCCGAAAAAATAAACTGTACCGGGCGCTATAGTGCTTGTCAAAAAATTGATACAGCGCTTTATTAAAGATTCGGATGTACCGCAGATCACCTTTCTTGGTGCTCTCTCCTTTATAGTGAATGATGGAGGTATCGGGCACATAATCAATTCTATAATCTGTTTTCTGTACGCGGTAGCACAGGTCAATATCTTCCCCATACATAAAAAAGCGCTCATCGAAACCGTCCAGCTCTTTGAGTAAATCGGTTCGCCAGAACATAAAGGATCCGGAAAGCACTGGGATTTCACCGGCCTCATCTTCACCCATCCAGCTCAGGTAGTATTGGCTAAACAGTTTACTTTCCGGGAATAACGTATTCAGCCCAAAAACTTTGCACGAAGCTGACCAAATAGTAGGGATCGAACGCCGGGATTCCGGAGCAAAAGTACCATCCGGATTTAAAATTTTGCACCCTGCCGCTCCACACTCCGGGTTTTCATTCATGTGGTTCACCAATACATCGAGCGTGTCTTCACTTACCAGCGTATCCGGGTTAATGATTAGCGTAAACTCCCCATTTGCCTGCCTGATGGCCTGATTGTTCGCCTTCCCAAAACCGACATTCTCCTCATTGGCTATGTAATTAACTTCCGGATACCGCTGTTTGAGATAGGAAACAGAATCATCGCCGGAGTCATTGTCCACAACAAATATTTCCAGGGCAAAGTCGTGTTGTGCTTTTTTTAACGAGTTAAGGAGATTGGCTATATACTCTTTAACCTTATAGTTAACAATAACCACCGAGATATGAGGAGCTGCATTTTGCACGCTTTAAAATCCTAAGTTCTTGGGGTGATAGTCAATATTTTATTCCAACACATATCCGCCCCTTATTTTACAATAACTACTTTTCCAACCCCTGTTTCCCGGCCACTGTCTTCATACGCAATCAGGAAATAAACACCGGTTCCCAATCGGTTGCCACTGTAATCAAATCCATCCCAGCTTATCCTTCCACCTTGGGCCGTAAGCTCGTTCACCACAATGCCATCCACACCCAACACTTTTATTTGGGTTGATTCGCTTAATCCCTCTACCACAATCCGGCTATGTTTAGCGTAGTTAAATGGGTTCGGAAACACCTTTAGCTTATCCATTGATTTAACCGGAGCTTTTGGAATATCGAGATAACTCACCAATCCCAAATCAGTAGCTATAAACACCTCACCCGTTTCATTATTTATGGAAATAGATTCAATATTATTTGAGATCAGGTTACTGTTCTCTGTGGTAAACCGTTTTATGATCCGGCTGCCTTCGTCATTTAATACCCATATTCCCTGGTTCACACTGCCAATCCACTTCTGGTTGGCATCATTAACCGCCATGGTGCTTACATTTACATCTCGCAGTAAAAAGCGGGATGCAGCCGTGGTATCTTCATTAATTAGCCATTGAGCCTGCCGCTCTTCCGGGCCTCCTTCAACAATTAGCTCCGGGAAAATGAACCGGGCAATTCCCCTTCCGGTGCCAATCCAAACTTCTCCGTTCTTATCCTGAATAAAGGCATTAATTTTATCATCAGGAAGATTTCCATTTGATATTGCTGATGATAATCGCACCGAACGGTCATCATTGGGGTCCGTAGGTTCCCCGGTTTCTAAAATCAACAAGCCTTGCCCCACATTGTCGCTATTAACCAGCGAAATCCATTTTTGGTCAAAGGAGTCTATAAATAAGTTAAAGTATAAGCTGCTTCCGGCTCGTCCTCTAAAGGGAATCCATTCCTCAGTCTCATTTAATTGAACGTAAAGCGGGAACTCAGCCCAATATGAAACAGCCCACATATTATTTTCGCTGTCATCATCCAGTCCGGAAATCACCACATAATTGGGGTTTTCATCAATTCCCAACAGGCTCGAATTAGACCTGTCATATTGAGTGATTTCGTTTGTTGATTTCTGATGCTTAATAATACCGTCGCCCCAGCTTCCAAAAAAATAGGAAGAATCGTTTGAGCCTACCGAAAACGCATAGGCTGTATTATTTAATGCGGGATTCGTGTTTCTGTTGAAGTTATTCCATAATCCGTCTTCGAAAATATAATACCCTCTTAGAAAAGCGAATGCATCTGCACTTGGGAATGAGGTGGTTGAAGTACCAATCAATATATTATCCTCCACTTGTAGATTACCAAAAAAATTGAGGTAAGGCCCACTGGGAAGATAAAAATCGGCATTGCTGTTCCTGTTCTCCAGCACTACAAGTCCTTCATTGGTTGTCCCTAAAAAAATTCGCTCACTATCAAAGCGCATT is a genomic window containing:
- the tgt gene encoding tRNA guanosine(34) transglycosylase Tgt, translated to MYTLKKTASTTKARLGELKTAHGTIETPIFMPVGTLGTVKGVSQDTLADQIKAQIILGNTYHLYLRPGCDIIKEAGGLHKFMKWDLPILTDSGGYQIFSLSDNRELDEEGAHFQSHIDGSRHTFTPENVVETQRILGSDIMMLLDECPPYPSSYDYAKNSMELTHRWAKRGRKAFLEMKPLYGHEQAQFGIVQGGTYKDLRIESSKFMADQDFEGIAIGGLSVGEPIDMMYEFTDLNTDYLPKEKARYLMGVGTPANLLEGVARGVDMFDCVMPTRNARNGTIFTRNGRVNIRNAQWKEHHDYLDPDFPSDLCSKYTMAYIHHLIRNNEIFGMVLASIHNLTFYLWLMEEVRKRIADDTFGEWYPGMVERLENRI
- a CDS encoding glycosyltransferase, whose translation is MQNAAPHISVVIVNYKVKEYIANLLNSLKKAQHDFALEIFVVDNDSGDDSVSYLKQRYPEVNYIANEENVGFGKANNQAIRQANGEFTLIINPDTLVSEDTLDVLVNHMNENPECGAAGCKILNPDGTFAPESRRSIPTIWSASCKVFGLNTLFPESKLFSQYYLSWMGEDEAGEIPVLSGSFMFWRTDLLKELDGFDERFFMYGEDIDLCYRVQKTDYRIDYVPDTSIIHYKGESTKKGDLRYIRIFNKALYQFFDKHYSARYSLFFRIFIYLAIWLKTALSFISTNLKKLKPVFADLILLNLSVALGFLIRYGIKGTNILTPEGTKYLWINLLMTLLFLFSGSLLGMFKKNKESISTALKALSITYAGVVIITFFVRNLAYSRLGLIFGFILGVIFFVSYKLIRANRKDAGNMNRGRLRNSRVILVGDAGQSADIISKIHTRPDWSYEVVGYVNVDEDDEKALGGLTQLRDLVKAYQVDQVFFALNSISYKQMLKEISNLQKEEVVFKLIPDSMDFILGKSNVEYLEAIPLVEVEFEYSKPINRLLKRLLDLGLSVPLFVLLLLVCWPAVLFSRRDWVFVEGIKLYRQIEQNKWKNRLRLLGYVISGKLSLVGAPINESVMEQSSTAKKGVTGLIQISKNRIQQEEEAESFGLYYLQNYSLWMDIDILIKTIFNGPYPLEILSETKKKD
- a CDS encoding two-component regulator propeller domain-containing protein yields the protein MIKKLFFLSILCSLPFASQSQGLESWNAYPSYSTINSITLNEGEIFSATLGGIFSVENGEISHQLTTLDGLYRSNPTTIIADTDNNRLIAGYIDGNLDVIDLETNEVERIEDIKRVSRFNSKSINAFQVYENRLYVATSFGIVVYNLQNLFVENSFLQLADFDIGVQVNDLDIVSDTIYAATVQGVAYGSLNTNLVESDNWVNYTEAEGLPANSVQEINFFNSQINVLIDGSIYTQENNSAWTLHPEFPASGIRSFQKSMSGQELGAASASRLTIIDTEQNSESINLSLESSITEMRFDSERIFLGTTNEGLVVLENRNSNADFYLPSGPYLNFFGNLQVEDNILIGTSTTSFPSADAFAFLRGYYIFEDGLWNNFNRNTNPALNNTAYAFSVGSNDSSYFFGSWGDGIIKHQKSTNEITQYDRSNSSLLGIDENPNYVVISGLDDDSENNMWAVSYWAEFPLYVQLNETEEWIPFRGRAGSSLYFNLFIDSFDQKWISLVNSDNVGQGLLILETGEPTDPNDDRSVRLSSAISNGNLPDDKINAFIQDKNGEVWIGTGRGIARFIFPELIVEGGPEERQAQWLINEDTTAASRFLLRDVNVSTMAVNDANQKWIGSVNQGIWVLNDEGSRIIKRFTTENSNLISNNIESISINNETGEVFIATDLGLVSYLDIPKAPVKSMDKLKVFPNPFNYAKHSRIVVEGLSESTQIKVLGVDGIVVNELTAQGGRISWDGFDYSGNRLGTGVYFLIAYEDSGRETGVGKVVIVK